A genome region from Arthrobacter sp. V1I9 includes the following:
- the hisH gene encoding imidazole glycerol phosphate synthase subunit HisH gives MSGQVLRDGAIIDPSASQKLPSPEGKPTVTVLDYGSGNVRSAVRALERAGAEVILSSKPEDVLNADGLVVPGVGAFETVMRELKAVDGIRLIGRRVAGGRPVLGICVGLQVLFEAGVEHGTEAEGIGEWPGKVELLPADVVPHMGWNTVKVPVGSKLFAGVENERFYFVHSYGVQDWNFDVVQPRMAAPLVTWSEHGAPFIAAVENGPLCATQFHPEKSGDAGARLLHNWVDALRKPSMAGKPERTSENPAGGDA, from the coding sequence GTGAGCGGCCAGGTACTGCGGGACGGCGCCATCATCGATCCGTCGGCTTCGCAGAAGCTGCCGTCGCCCGAGGGGAAACCCACGGTAACCGTGTTGGACTACGGATCGGGAAACGTCCGCTCGGCAGTACGCGCCCTCGAGCGGGCAGGTGCAGAGGTAATCCTCAGCTCCAAGCCCGAGGACGTCCTGAACGCCGACGGCCTGGTAGTCCCCGGAGTCGGCGCCTTTGAAACCGTTATGCGTGAACTCAAGGCCGTGGACGGCATCCGCCTCATCGGCCGGCGTGTCGCCGGCGGCCGCCCCGTCCTCGGCATTTGCGTGGGCCTGCAGGTGCTTTTCGAGGCCGGTGTGGAACACGGCACAGAAGCTGAAGGCATCGGCGAATGGCCCGGCAAGGTGGAACTCCTTCCAGCGGACGTTGTCCCGCACATGGGCTGGAACACCGTCAAGGTACCCGTTGGGTCAAAGCTGTTCGCCGGCGTCGAAAACGAGCGGTTCTACTTTGTCCACTCCTACGGCGTGCAGGACTGGAACTTCGACGTCGTCCAGCCGCGGATGGCCGCACCCCTGGTCACCTGGTCCGAGCACGGCGCCCCGTTCATCGCCGCGGTTGAGAACGGGCCGCTGTGCGCCACCCAGTTCCACCCGGAAAAATCCGGCGACGCCGGTGCCCGGCTGCTGCACAACTGGGTGGATGCCCTCCGCAAGCCTTCCATGGCAGGCAAACCGGAGCGCACCAGCGAAAACCCCGCGGGCGGCGACGCCTGA
- a CDS encoding DUF1844 domain-containing protein, whose amino-acid sequence MSTPDSNSYVFEPADNGSDVSQQIRDISEVPAIEVITTAAVHLMSAAAVKLGLAAEDNAEELKDLDEARKLITALAGLVTAAAPEIGSQHAGPLRDGLRSLQLAFREESLIPDAPGKGPGEKYTGAVN is encoded by the coding sequence ATGAGCACCCCAGACAGTAATTCATACGTTTTCGAGCCTGCGGACAACGGTTCCGATGTCTCCCAGCAGATCCGCGACATTTCCGAAGTGCCGGCCATCGAGGTCATCACCACTGCAGCCGTTCACCTCATGAGTGCCGCTGCGGTCAAGCTGGGCCTTGCGGCGGAGGACAACGCCGAGGAACTGAAGGACCTGGACGAGGCCCGGAAACTGATCACTGCCCTGGCCGGCCTGGTCACCGCCGCCGCCCCGGAGATCGGTTCCCAGCATGCAGGTCCCTTGCGCGACGGCCTGCGTTCACTCCAGCTGGCCTTCCGCGAGGAGTCGCTTATCCCCGACGCCCCGGGCAAGGGTCCAGGCGAGAAGTACACCGGCGCGGTCAACTGA
- a CDS encoding Rv2578c family radical SAM protein: protein MRWDAQALLPPPAETDAAGAPPALLPLAGLVRSVTTPDFAGITFHEVNSKSVLNKVPAGSRMPFEWTINPYRGCSHACVYCFARKTHTYLDFDAGLDFDSQVVVKVNAAEVLRKELARPSWNHQQVALGTNTDPYQRAEGRYRLMPGIITALAESGTPLSILTKGTLLARDIPLLKSAATQVPVGLGISLAMTDEALAEAVEPGTPGPRARLKLVSRLREAGLPCGVMAMPILPWLSDSDEALDSLFASLASAGATGVTAGALYLKPGTREWFMKWIAAHHPGLAGRYRRLYGTGSYASKEYRTWLAAKVRYFKARHGFSHSSGFSHRDLDDPRGEEAEYPAGVIPAMAPSGPSPSASSASGPAGQATLF from the coding sequence ATGAGATGGGATGCCCAAGCACTGCTGCCGCCGCCGGCAGAAACTGATGCGGCCGGCGCACCGCCTGCGCTGCTTCCCCTTGCCGGCCTGGTCAGGTCCGTGACCACACCTGATTTTGCCGGCATCACGTTCCATGAGGTCAACTCCAAGTCGGTGCTCAACAAAGTGCCTGCCGGTTCACGGATGCCTTTTGAGTGGACCATTAACCCGTACCGTGGCTGCAGCCACGCCTGTGTGTACTGCTTCGCCAGGAAAACCCACACCTACCTTGACTTCGACGCCGGGCTGGATTTCGACAGCCAGGTGGTGGTGAAAGTCAACGCAGCCGAGGTCCTGCGGAAGGAGTTGGCCAGACCTTCCTGGAATCACCAGCAGGTGGCCCTGGGCACCAACACGGACCCCTACCAGCGCGCCGAGGGTCGCTACCGGCTTATGCCCGGGATCATCACCGCCCTGGCTGAGTCCGGCACTCCCCTGTCCATCCTCACCAAGGGAACGCTGCTGGCCAGGGACATTCCGCTGCTGAAGAGCGCGGCCACCCAGGTGCCGGTGGGCCTGGGCATCTCCCTCGCCATGACAGACGAAGCCTTGGCCGAGGCCGTTGAGCCGGGCACGCCAGGGCCCCGGGCACGGCTGAAGCTTGTGTCCAGGCTTCGTGAGGCCGGCCTGCCCTGCGGCGTGATGGCCATGCCGATCCTCCCGTGGCTCTCGGACAGCGACGAAGCCCTGGACTCGCTCTTCGCGTCCCTCGCATCCGCCGGAGCCACGGGGGTAACTGCCGGTGCGCTGTACCTGAAGCCCGGAACCAGGGAGTGGTTCATGAAGTGGATCGCCGCACACCATCCCGGCCTCGCAGGCAGGTACCGGCGCCTCTACGGGACGGGCTCCTACGCCTCCAAGGAATACCGCACCTGGCTCGCCGCAAAAGTCCGCTACTTCAAGGCAAGGCATGGCTTTTCCCACTCGTCCGGCTTCAGCCACCGGGACCTCGACGATCCCCGCGGTGAGGAAGCGGAGTACCCGGCCGGCGTCATCCCGGCCATGGCGCCTTCGGGACCGTCGCCTTCAGCGAGTTCAGCTTCAGGCCCAGCGGGACAAGCCACGCTCTTTTAG
- a CDS encoding SIMPL domain-containing protein — protein METEPRHDDSSGGVGPAGYQHAGIGSPGTGSGGTGAAGTGAAGTVSVTGTGSAEAAPDLMVVSIGVECRADSVEAAYSRAGMSSEAVTSAFRQRGVEGTDIRTTGLNVRADLVWKEGEGQRVTGYVAASTLTVRLRALGSASAAISDAVDAGGNDVRLNGLELTFSDDAAVRARAREAAWHDALTTAQQYAQLASARLGRVLSVADQAPVQSPVPVVRMQRAAAVESLAVEAGDAAVMAAISVVWELHAGA, from the coding sequence ATGGAAACGGAACCGAGGCACGATGACTCGAGTGGCGGCGTCGGGCCTGCCGGCTACCAGCACGCCGGCATCGGGTCCCCTGGCACTGGTTCCGGCGGCACCGGGGCCGCCGGAACTGGGGCCGCCGGAACTGTCAGCGTCACCGGGACGGGCTCGGCGGAAGCCGCTCCTGACCTGATGGTGGTGTCGATCGGCGTGGAGTGCCGGGCCGACTCCGTGGAGGCGGCTTACTCCCGGGCGGGCATGAGCTCCGAAGCCGTGACGTCGGCGTTCCGCCAGCGGGGCGTTGAGGGTACCGACATCCGCACCACAGGCCTCAACGTGCGGGCGGACCTCGTATGGAAGGAAGGTGAAGGACAGCGCGTCACCGGGTACGTTGCAGCCAGCACCCTTACCGTGAGGTTGCGGGCCCTGGGTTCCGCCTCGGCAGCAATTTCTGACGCCGTTGACGCGGGCGGCAACGACGTACGGCTGAACGGCCTGGAACTGACCTTCAGCGACGATGCCGCGGTGCGGGCCCGCGCACGGGAGGCCGCATGGCATGACGCATTAACTACCGCACAGCAGTACGCCCAGCTTGCCTCGGCCCGTTTGGGACGCGTGCTTTCGGTAGCGGACCAGGCGCCGGTCCAGAGCCCGGTGCCCGTGGTCAGGATGCAGCGGGCTGCCGCCGTGGAAAGCCTTGCCGTTGAGGCCGGAGATGCCGCGGTGATGGCTGCCATCAGCGTGGTGTGGGAACTTCACGCCGGCGCTTAG
- the priA gene encoding bifunctional 1-(5-phosphoribosyl)-5-((5-phosphoribosylamino)methylideneamino)imidazole-4-carboxamide isomerase/phosphoribosylanthranilate isomerase PriA, with the protein MNSATDLPVLELLPAVDVVNGQAVRLVQGEAGSETSYGTPLEAALNWQQQGAEWVHLVDLDAAFGRGSNAGLLREVVGRLDINVELSGGLRDDATLEAALDLGVARVNLGTAALENPEWTRSAIERFGDKIAVGLDVRGTTLAGRGWTKEGGDLWDVLGRLEEAGCARYVVTDVTKDGTLQGPNVELLRQMVEKTGKPVVASGGISSLDDLKVLRSLVPLGVEGAIVGKALYAGAFTLPEALDVAGRR; encoded by the coding sequence ATGAACTCCGCTACCGACCTGCCGGTTCTTGAACTGCTGCCCGCCGTCGACGTCGTCAATGGCCAGGCCGTCCGGCTTGTCCAGGGTGAAGCAGGAAGCGAAACCAGTTACGGGACGCCGCTCGAGGCGGCGCTGAACTGGCAGCAGCAGGGTGCGGAGTGGGTCCACCTGGTTGACCTGGACGCAGCCTTCGGCCGTGGCTCCAACGCCGGGCTGCTCCGGGAAGTTGTTGGCCGCCTGGACATCAATGTTGAGCTCTCCGGCGGTCTCCGGGACGACGCCACACTCGAGGCAGCACTGGACCTGGGCGTGGCCCGGGTGAACCTCGGTACGGCGGCATTGGAGAACCCGGAATGGACCCGCAGCGCCATAGAGCGCTTCGGCGACAAGATCGCCGTCGGGCTCGATGTCCGCGGAACCACCCTTGCCGGCCGAGGCTGGACCAAGGAAGGCGGCGACCTTTGGGACGTCCTGGGCCGGCTCGAAGAGGCAGGCTGCGCGCGGTACGTGGTCACCGACGTGACGAAGGACGGAACCCTGCAGGGACCCAACGTGGAACTCCTCCGCCAAATGGTGGAAAAGACCGGCAAGCCCGTGGTGGCCTCGGGCGGCATTTCCAGCCTGGATGACCTCAAGGTGCTGCGTTCCCTGGTGCCCCTCGGTGTTGAAGGTGCCATCGTGGGCAAGGCTTTGTACGCCGGTGCCTTCACGTTGCCCGAAGCCCTCGACGTCGCCGGCCGCCGCTAG
- a CDS encoding MFS transporter, whose amino-acid sequence MSSVLQSPTAKSTSAPNIAMAILALAMGGVGIGVTEFTMMGLLKEVEQGLRISTPEAGHLISAYALGVVVGAPLLAAVGAKLPRKNLALGLMLFFTVANLTSFLAPDYGSMLLSRFAAGLPHGAFFGVAAVIAASLVPPTRRGWAISMVMAGLSISNVVGVPAATWVGQTYGWRLLFILVGFLGVLTLVLIWRFVPFQEAHPDASIRRELGALKRLQVWLAILIGIVGFGGFFATYTYISHTMTHVAGLPSSLIPLVVALYGLGMVAGNVVGGRIADKSVMGTLYTVLPAIAVALVVYAIAAHWPWSALAMVFVVGAAGSMLVPALQTRLLDASPDAPSLASSLNHAALNVANALGAFLGGLVIAWGWGYVAPALVGACLAVLGLGVAIASGLLERKKPLTA is encoded by the coding sequence ATGAGCAGCGTCCTACAGTCGCCCACGGCAAAAAGCACTTCCGCCCCCAATATCGCCATGGCCATCCTCGCCCTCGCCATGGGCGGGGTGGGTATTGGGGTCACCGAATTCACCATGATGGGCCTGCTCAAGGAAGTGGAGCAGGGCCTTCGGATCAGCACACCCGAAGCCGGGCACCTCATTTCCGCCTACGCGCTGGGAGTGGTGGTCGGCGCACCGCTGCTTGCCGCCGTCGGCGCCAAGCTTCCGCGCAAGAATCTGGCGCTCGGCCTCATGCTGTTCTTTACCGTCGCCAACCTCACGTCTTTCCTGGCCCCCGACTACGGATCGATGCTGCTTTCGCGGTTTGCGGCCGGGCTGCCGCACGGCGCGTTCTTTGGCGTTGCAGCGGTCATCGCCGCCTCGCTCGTGCCGCCCACCCGCCGCGGCTGGGCTATCTCCATGGTGATGGCGGGGCTCAGCATTTCGAACGTTGTCGGCGTACCGGCGGCAACCTGGGTGGGACAAACCTACGGCTGGCGGCTGCTCTTTATCCTTGTGGGCTTCCTCGGAGTCCTGACCCTGGTGTTGATTTGGCGCTTTGTTCCCTTCCAGGAGGCCCATCCTGACGCGAGCATCCGCCGCGAGCTCGGGGCGCTGAAACGGCTCCAGGTGTGGCTTGCCATCCTGATCGGCATCGTGGGCTTCGGCGGCTTCTTTGCGACGTACACGTACATCTCCCACACGATGACGCATGTGGCCGGCCTCCCGTCCTCGCTGATTCCACTGGTGGTTGCGCTCTACGGCCTGGGCATGGTGGCCGGCAACGTGGTGGGCGGCAGGATCGCTGACAAGTCCGTTATGGGCACCCTGTACACGGTGCTGCCTGCCATCGCAGTAGCCCTGGTGGTGTACGCCATCGCCGCTCACTGGCCGTGGTCGGCGCTGGCGATGGTCTTTGTGGTGGGCGCCGCCGGGTCCATGCTCGTACCGGCGCTGCAGACCCGCCTCCTGGACGCCTCCCCTGACGCGCCGTCCCTGGCGTCATCCCTGAACCACGCCGCCCTGAACGTGGCCAACGCCTTGGGGGCTTTCCTCGGCGGCCTGGTCATCGCCTGGGGATGGGGTTATGTTGCCCCCGCCCTGGTGGGCGCCTGTCTTGCCGTCCTGGGACTCGGCGTTGCAATAGCCAGCGGACTGCTGGAACGCAAAAAGCCGCTGACCGCCTGA
- a CDS encoding (deoxy)nucleoside triphosphate pyrophosphohydrolase, with translation MTGLIQVVGGAVVDRLEEPSMLLVARRSAPEKLAGLWEFPGGKVEPDEEPEAALCRELTEELGISVRLGAELPAEAPSGWPLNDRASMRVWFAEVAQGEPQPLEDHDELRWVSLENHDEVLGLPWIPADFPIVRALLAALAVPAGGARS, from the coding sequence GTGACTGGACTGATACAGGTGGTGGGCGGAGCCGTAGTTGACCGCCTCGAGGAACCTTCCATGCTCCTCGTGGCCCGCCGCAGTGCGCCGGAAAAGCTGGCCGGTCTCTGGGAGTTCCCGGGCGGCAAGGTGGAACCGGACGAGGAGCCGGAGGCGGCGCTCTGCCGCGAGCTTACCGAGGAACTGGGAATCAGTGTTCGGCTGGGTGCGGAGCTGCCGGCGGAAGCCCCCAGTGGCTGGCCATTGAATGACCGGGCCAGCATGCGGGTATGGTTCGCGGAAGTCGCCCAGGGTGAACCGCAGCCCCTCGAGGACCACGATGAACTGCGGTGGGTATCACTGGAAAACCACGATGAGGTCCTTGGCCTGCCGTGGATTCCAGCCGATTTCCCCATCGTCCGGGCTCTGTTGGCGGCCCTGGCTGTACCGGCAGGAGGAGCCCGCTCCTAA
- the infC gene encoding translation initiation factor IF-3, with the protein MRLVGPAGEQVGIVRIEDALRLAAESDLDLVEVAPQAKPPVCKLMDFGKYKYEAAVKAREARKNQTNTVLKEIRFRLKIDTHDYETKRGHALRFLGAGDKVKAMIQFRGREQQRPEMGIRLLQRFADDVAEVGVVESSPRIDGRNMVMVVGPLKNKAEAKAEARRATQRAESIAQNEAKASGRIDVSGDDQAPLTQSLADLLPEGFTVSTEPEAVAVAPVQEAAPAVEPAATVAPAEKTVQEAPKQEVPQQEAPKQESPKAPAPKAAAPAPKAAAPAPKPAAEKPEAAKPAAAAPKPAAVPAPPKPVARPAAPKPAARPAPKAVPKPAGKKTT; encoded by the coding sequence GTGCGGCTGGTCGGCCCTGCAGGTGAACAGGTAGGAATCGTCCGTATTGAGGATGCCCTGCGCCTGGCCGCCGAGTCCGACCTTGATCTCGTTGAAGTTGCACCTCAGGCGAAGCCTCCGGTGTGCAAGCTGATGGACTTCGGCAAGTACAAGTACGAGGCCGCGGTCAAGGCACGTGAAGCACGGAAGAACCAGACGAACACCGTTCTGAAGGAAATCCGCTTCCGCCTGAAGATCGACACCCACGACTACGAGACCAAGCGCGGGCATGCACTGCGCTTCCTCGGCGCCGGGGACAAGGTCAAGGCCATGATCCAGTTCCGCGGCCGCGAACAGCAGCGTCCGGAAATGGGTATCCGGCTGCTGCAGCGGTTTGCCGACGACGTCGCTGAAGTTGGCGTGGTTGAATCCAGCCCCCGCATCGATGGCCGCAACATGGTCATGGTGGTTGGACCGCTGAAGAACAAGGCGGAAGCCAAGGCTGAAGCACGGCGCGCCACGCAGCGGGCTGAATCCATAGCGCAGAACGAAGCCAAGGCTTCCGGCCGCATCGACGTCTCCGGCGACGACCAGGCCCCGCTGACGCAGTCCCTCGCGGACCTGCTTCCCGAGGGATTCACGGTCTCGACGGAACCGGAAGCAGTAGCTGTTGCTCCCGTGCAGGAGGCGGCTCCCGCCGTCGAACCTGCCGCAACTGTTGCGCCTGCGGAGAAGACGGTCCAGGAAGCCCCCAAGCAGGAGGTTCCTCAACAGGAAGCCCCCAAGCAGGAATCTCCTAAGGCTCCCGCGCCGAAGGCTGCTGCACCGGCACCCAAGGCTGCTGCACCGGCACCCAAGCCGGCTGCGGAGAAGCCCGAAGCTGCCAAGCCCGCAGCTGCGGCGCCGAAGCCTGCAGCAGTTCCTGCTCCGCCGAAGCCGGTGGCCAGGCCGGCTGCACCAAAGCCCGCCGCACGGCCTGCTCCCAAGGCAGTGCCGAAGCCGGCTGGCAAGAAGACCACTTAG
- the rpmI gene encoding 50S ribosomal protein L35: protein MPKMKTHSGAKKRFKLTGSGKLRRQQANRRHYLEHKSSRLTRRLAGDKIVFKGDAKVIRKMLGI, encoded by the coding sequence ATGCCGAAGATGAAAACCCACAGTGGTGCTAAGAAGCGCTTCAAGCTGACCGGCAGCGGCAAGCTGCGCCGCCAGCAGGCAAACCGCCGCCACTACCTCGAGCACAAGTCCTCCAGGCTGACCCGCCGCCTCGCCGGCGACAAGATCGTCTTCAAGGGCGACGCCAAGGTCATCCGGAAGATGCTCGGCATCTAG
- a CDS encoding MFS transporter — MNFALYRELLAVQPIRRLLLVGMIARIPHSAAGVLLTLHIVLTLGQGYAAAGAAAAVMTIGIAVGAPWRGRRVDTVGLRKALIPSVVSETVIWSIVPHVSYEWLLPLVFVGGLLTLPIFSVVRQSLGILADGEQRRTAFALDAITTEVVFMIGPAAGAIVATSGFSVAGLTIVGVCTSLAGLFLMWFNPPTRSTASLDDGEADQQRAAEAAVVSTAPAHLQEAAADLAPAAAHNARTAGLKDKFAGSFTWFTATVAALFAVAAGAGMVLSGTDVGIVAALETGGHQAEIGIVFLFWCAASVVGGLIYGAMHRPVSPIVLLLGMAALTIPMGFAHDTWSLALVAILPGLLCAPVLSSASEKVADLVDEERRGEAMGWYGSALTGGVALGAPLAGVFIDQVGPSGGFVSVGAAGVALCLIGMVLQQRRRSRTAA, encoded by the coding sequence GTGAATTTCGCTCTCTACCGGGAGTTGCTGGCCGTACAGCCCATCAGGCGGCTGCTTCTGGTCGGCATGATCGCCCGTATCCCGCACTCGGCGGCCGGCGTGCTGCTGACACTGCATATCGTCCTCACCCTCGGACAGGGGTATGCCGCCGCGGGTGCAGCCGCTGCCGTGATGACCATCGGTATCGCCGTGGGGGCTCCGTGGCGCGGCCGGCGGGTGGACACCGTGGGCCTGCGCAAGGCATTGATCCCTTCGGTGGTGTCCGAGACTGTGATCTGGTCGATCGTGCCCCACGTCTCCTACGAGTGGCTCCTTCCCCTGGTGTTTGTGGGCGGACTGCTGACGCTGCCCATTTTCAGCGTGGTGCGCCAGTCCCTCGGCATCCTGGCCGACGGCGAACAGCGCCGCACCGCCTTCGCCCTGGACGCAATCACCACCGAAGTGGTTTTTATGATCGGTCCTGCTGCAGGCGCCATCGTGGCCACCAGCGGCTTCAGCGTGGCGGGCCTGACCATCGTGGGCGTCTGCACCTCCTTGGCCGGCCTGTTCCTGATGTGGTTCAACCCGCCCACGCGCAGCACGGCGTCCTTGGACGACGGCGAGGCGGACCAGCAGCGTGCGGCTGAGGCCGCCGTGGTTTCCACTGCCCCCGCCCACCTGCAGGAAGCTGCCGCGGACCTGGCCCCGGCTGCTGCCCACAATGCCCGCACTGCCGGGCTGAAGGACAAGTTTGCCGGCAGCTTCACGTGGTTCACGGCTACCGTGGCCGCACTCTTCGCTGTTGCCGCCGGAGCGGGAATGGTGCTCAGCGGCACCGACGTCGGAATTGTTGCAGCTCTGGAGACTGGCGGCCACCAGGCCGAAATCGGCATCGTTTTCCTGTTCTGGTGCGCGGCGTCCGTGGTGGGCGGGCTGATCTACGGAGCCATGCACCGGCCGGTCTCGCCCATTGTCCTGCTCCTTGGTATGGCGGCCCTGACCATCCCCATGGGATTCGCCCACGACACCTGGTCGCTTGCCCTGGTTGCCATCCTGCCGGGGCTCCTCTGCGCGCCGGTGCTCTCGTCGGCCTCCGAAAAGGTGGCGGACCTGGTGGATGAGGAGCGGCGCGGCGAGGCGATGGGCTGGTACGGCTCCGCGCTGACCGGTGGGGTTGCGCTCGGAGCGCCGCTGGCGGGAGTTTTCATCGACCAGGTGGGACCGTCGGGGGGCTTTGTCTCAGTGGGCGCTGCAGGCGTGGCGCTGTGCCTCATCGGGATGGTTCTCCAGCAACGCCGCCGAAGCCGCACCGCTGCCTGA
- a CDS encoding RNA methyltransferase: MNDTGRPQDFPLSNPRADRVRDVAKLAGRPARLKRGQFLAEGPQAVREALKLHQQRVADGVPGLVTEVFASAACLDRFPEFEELSEGTNARLATDEVLAAMADTVNPQGIIAVCRFLDVTLEEVLDAGPRLIAVLCQVRDPGNAGTVLRAADSAGADAVVLTGSSVDIYNPKAVRSTAGSLFHLPVVLGADVDDVAAACRARGIGILAADGYGSLNLDALQDENARRRLTGHGTPSEYDLENPTAWLFGNEAQGLSPAELDLADHRVAVPVYGAAESLNLGTAATVCLYASARCQHLPAALTA, from the coding sequence ATGAACGACACCGGGCGCCCGCAGGATTTTCCACTCTCCAACCCCCGAGCAGATCGGGTGAGGGATGTGGCGAAACTTGCCGGGCGCCCGGCCCGTTTAAAGCGCGGGCAGTTCCTGGCTGAGGGACCCCAGGCGGTTCGCGAAGCGTTGAAGCTCCACCAGCAGCGCGTTGCTGACGGAGTCCCCGGCCTGGTCACCGAAGTGTTCGCAAGCGCTGCCTGCCTTGACCGGTTTCCCGAATTCGAGGAGCTGTCCGAAGGAACGAACGCCCGGCTTGCCACCGACGAGGTCCTGGCCGCCATGGCCGATACCGTCAACCCCCAAGGCATCATTGCGGTCTGCCGGTTCCTGGACGTCACGCTGGAAGAAGTGCTCGACGCCGGTCCCCGTCTCATCGCCGTTTTGTGCCAGGTCCGCGATCCCGGCAACGCCGGAACGGTACTGCGCGCGGCGGATTCCGCCGGAGCAGACGCGGTGGTCCTCACCGGCTCCAGCGTTGACATCTACAACCCCAAAGCAGTACGTTCCACCGCGGGATCCCTGTTCCACCTCCCCGTGGTGCTGGGGGCCGACGTCGACGATGTCGCGGCGGCATGCCGTGCCCGGGGGATTGGCATCCTGGCAGCGGACGGATACGGCTCCCTCAACCTTGATGCGTTGCAGGACGAGAACGCCCGGCGCCGCCTCACGGGTCACGGAACTCCATCGGAGTACGATCTGGAGAATCCGACGGCCTGGCTGTTTGGCAACGAAGCGCAGGGGCTGTCCCCGGCGGAGCTTGACCTGGCAGACCACCGGGTGGCGGTGCCGGTCTACGGTGCTGCCGAAAGCCTCAACCTGGGCACGGCAGCTACTGTCTGCCTTTACGCGAGTGCCCGTTGCCAGCACCTGCCGGCCGCCCTGACGGCATAG
- a CDS encoding SseB family protein has protein sequence MASNEPGTPPQRHLPGHIAAALAGAGGAADSAGQPWAGRSLAGDHAKIHNFEDDDGTADAGYLAAVAALQAGDGDEAGVIAALATARVFIPIVAQLAEEAEGQDGLQADKQADMALVTLKAADGRTAMPAFTSAAALAAWHPEARPVAVYAARAALSAVSEGAELLVLDPGADVTFVVRRPALWALAQQHDWIPSYADHELASGMSQAAGGFPAVRRLELLPGRGVAAQAADGSLLPGGGAGPELQVVLYLADGLDAEGVQQLVAGLQAEWSRNVLFGERVDSIEIKLRRAVH, from the coding sequence ATGGCCAGCAACGAACCCGGCACCCCTCCGCAGCGCCACCTCCCCGGCCACATCGCCGCCGCACTGGCGGGGGCCGGTGGTGCCGCTGACTCTGCCGGGCAGCCCTGGGCCGGGCGGAGCCTCGCCGGGGACCACGCAAAGATCCACAACTTCGAGGACGACGACGGAACGGCGGACGCCGGCTACCTCGCCGCCGTAGCCGCCCTGCAGGCCGGTGACGGGGACGAAGCCGGGGTCATCGCCGCGCTGGCCACCGCCCGCGTCTTTATCCCGATTGTTGCCCAGCTTGCCGAGGAAGCGGAAGGGCAGGACGGCCTGCAGGCCGATAAACAGGCGGACATGGCCCTCGTAACCCTGAAGGCGGCCGATGGCAGGACCGCCATGCCCGCATTCACCTCTGCCGCAGCCTTGGCCGCTTGGCATCCGGAGGCGCGGCCGGTGGCCGTCTACGCTGCCCGGGCCGCCCTTTCCGCTGTGTCCGAAGGCGCTGAACTCCTGGTTCTGGACCCGGGGGCGGACGTGACATTTGTGGTGCGCAGGCCGGCCCTGTGGGCGCTGGCCCAGCAGCACGACTGGATCCCGTCCTACGCCGACCACGAACTGGCAAGCGGGATGAGCCAGGCCGCCGGCGGCTTCCCGGCGGTCAGGAGGCTGGAGCTCCTGCCCGGCAGGGGAGTGGCCGCCCAAGCGGCCGACGGATCCCTCCTCCCCGGCGGTGGCGCCGGGCCTGAGCTGCAGGTGGTGTTGTACCTGGCGGACGGACTGGATGCAGAAGGGGTACAGCAGCTGGTGGCCGGACTGCAGGCTGAGTGGTCCCGGAATGTATTGTTTGGTGAGCGGGTCGACTCCATCGAAATCAAACTGCGGCGCGCTGTCCACTAG
- the rplT gene encoding 50S ribosomal protein L20 yields the protein MARVKRAVNAHKKRRVILERAKGYRGQRSRLYRKAKEQLLHSFVYSYGDRKKKKGDFRRLWIQRINAASRANGLTYNRLIQGLKAAEVEVDRRMLAELAVSDANAFAALVQVAKDSLPADTSAKKVVA from the coding sequence GTGGCACGTGTGAAGAGGGCGGTCAACGCCCACAAGAAGCGCCGGGTTATCCTTGAACGCGCAAAGGGCTACCGTGGACAGCGTTCACGCCTGTACCGCAAGGCAAAAGAGCAGCTGCTGCACTCGTTTGTGTACAGCTACGGCGACCGCAAGAAGAAGAAGGGCGACTTCCGCCGCCTGTGGATCCAGCGCATCAACGCTGCTTCCCGCGCCAATGGCCTCACCTACAACCGTCTCATCCAGGGCCTGAAGGCCGCTGAGGTTGAGGTTGACCGCCGCATGCTGGCCGAACTGGCCGTCTCCGACGCCAACGCCTTCGCTGCGCTGGTCCAGGTTGCCAAGGACTCGCTGCCTGCCGACACCTCCGCCAAGAAGGTTGTTGCGTAG